A genome region from Marinobacter panjinensis includes the following:
- a CDS encoding flagella synthesis protein FlgN — MAAIDELKDLLADDIRQLETLADVLNQEKACLSGSDIRQLESLTGDKNRLLERIRESAKRKIRLLVAMGFRPESGEPSRFIRSAGLPDLLELWEDADRRLRSCQEMNQTNGRVISHLQKRLSRLTDIFRGVTGHQKLYGAQGEQKAVSYSTILASA, encoded by the coding sequence ATGGCCGCAATCGATGAACTGAAAGATCTTCTTGCTGACGATATCCGCCAACTGGAAACACTGGCGGATGTACTCAACCAGGAAAAAGCCTGCCTGTCCGGCTCTGACATCCGCCAGCTTGAATCGCTGACCGGCGATAAGAACAGGTTGCTGGAACGGATCCGGGAAAGTGCAAAACGCAAAATCCGCTTGTTGGTTGCCATGGGCTTTCGCCCCGAAAGTGGCGAACCGTCGCGGTTCATACGCAGCGCGGGGCTGCCGGACCTGCTCGAACTGTGGGAGGACGCTGACCGTCGCCTGCGAAGCTGTCAGGAAATGAACCAGACCAATGGCAGAGTTATCAGCCATCTCCAGAAGCGCCTTTCCCGCCTGACTGATATATTCCGTGGTGTTACCGGACACCAGAAGCTCTACGGAGCCCAGGGCGAACAGAAGGCGGTTTCCTACAGCACCATTCTTGCAAGTGCCTGA
- the flgM gene encoding flagellar biosynthesis anti-sigma factor FlgM, with protein sequence MSVDFNGIGPGQVNTQKTTADKSSGAQPAQPSTGEQAKAQAQGARGENVNLSSQAKDLKQLEQKLGNYPEMDDDRIEQIRSALEDGSYKIDAEKLAQKMLEMDESIFG encoded by the coding sequence ATGTCAGTTGACTTTAATGGAATAGGCCCAGGCCAGGTCAACACCCAGAAAACCACGGCCGACAAATCCTCCGGTGCCCAGCCTGCCCAGCCCTCCACAGGGGAGCAGGCGAAAGCTCAGGCACAGGGTGCCCGGGGAGAGAATGTTAATTTGAGCAGCCAGGCAAAAGACCTGAAGCAGCTTGAACAGAAACTGGGCAACTACCCGGAAATGGACGATGATCGCATCGAACAGATCCGCTCTGCCCTGGAAGACGGCTCCTACAAGATTGATGCCGAGAAACTGGCCCAGAAAATGCTTGAGATGGATGAAAGCATTTTCGGGTGA
- the flgA gene encoding flagellar basal body P-ring formation chaperone FlgA gives MRITIFVTALLMSANAETVMASNTTAEQIYSAAGQFLEAFAEKQADEGFSVTHDSGKPDARLSLATCDTPLDVSFSGDPWKTTQPSLLVSCEGDRPWRMFLPVSVTITGNALVASRTLGRGERLTESALRTDSVVVNSIRRGAITSEEQLIGMEMRRGVNAGTVFTPDLLLTPAAIERGDHVIISARSGNFSVNSRGKALASGGIGEQVLVENLSSSRTVRARVTAPGRVEIPM, from the coding sequence ATGCGCATCACCATTTTCGTTACCGCTCTGCTAATGTCTGCCAATGCAGAGACCGTGATGGCCTCCAATACCACAGCGGAGCAAATCTATTCCGCGGCCGGGCAGTTCCTGGAGGCATTTGCCGAAAAGCAGGCGGATGAAGGCTTCTCTGTGACCCACGATAGCGGCAAACCGGACGCCCGCCTTTCCCTCGCCACCTGCGACACGCCACTGGACGTATCTTTCAGCGGCGATCCCTGGAAGACCACGCAACCGTCTCTGCTGGTTTCCTGTGAAGGCGACCGGCCCTGGCGCATGTTCCTGCCGGTGTCCGTCACTATCACCGGTAATGCTCTGGTGGCGTCCCGCACGCTTGGCCGGGGGGAGAGACTGACCGAGAGCGCGTTACGCACCGACTCGGTGGTAGTGAACTCGATCCGGCGCGGCGCCATCACCAGCGAGGAGCAACTGATCGGGATGGAAATGCGACGGGGGGTTAACGCTGGCACCGTATTCACCCCCGATCTGCTGCTGACCCCCGCGGCAATAGAGCGGGGAGATCATGTTATTATCAGCGCCCGCAGCGGAAACTTCTCGGTTAACTCCCGCGGAAAGGCCCTGGCCAGTGGTGGCATCGGCGAACAGGTTCTGGTGGAAAACCTGTCTTCATCCCGCACCGTCCGTGCCCGTGTGACGGCACCGGGCCGCGTCGAAATCCCAATGTAA